In one window of Streptomyces sp. NBC_01224 DNA:
- a CDS encoding transketolase: protein MSVENTPTVSLGPDSGLDQVFELAQQLRVDSVRASTAVGSGHPTSSLSAADLMAVLMTRQLRYDWQNPKNPANDHLIFSKGHASPLLYAMFLAAGAIDEEELMTTYRRNGARLQGHPTPVLPWVDAATGSLGQGIAYGVGIALAGRDLEHRPYRVWVLCGDSEMAEGSVWEALDKAGRHRLANFIAIIDVNRLGQRGPTELGWDTGAYARRAEAFGCRALVVDGHDLVAVEQALAAADDGQAPTVIVAKTVKGQGVFEVADAEGWHGKALPDDLAARAITELGGVRHLTVRGPQPPAVTPGATAAPVEVTLPHFEVGETVATRVAFGKALAAIGARPDIVALDAEVGNSTHAEDFGKAHPERYFQMYIAEQQMIAGAVGMAARGYRPYATTFAAFLTRAHDFIRMAAVSQISMSLCGTHCGVEIGADGPSQMGLEDIAMMRAVHGSTVLYPSDATSAAALTVAMAYLDGISYLRATRGAYPVLYAPDETFPVGGSKTLRASDGDKVTLIGAGVTLHECLAAADQLAAENIPVRVVDLYSVKPLDLDTLARAAQETGALVVVEDHHPEGGMGEAVLSALAARRLAPAVVHLAVRNLPGSGTPSELLDIAGISRTHIVRTAQDLAAR, encoded by the coding sequence ATGTCGGTCGAGAACACCCCCACTGTCTCCCTCGGGCCCGACAGCGGCCTGGATCAGGTCTTCGAGCTGGCTCAGCAGCTGCGCGTGGACTCCGTTCGCGCCAGCACCGCCGTCGGCTCCGGCCACCCCACCTCCAGCCTGTCCGCCGCGGATCTGATGGCCGTCCTCATGACACGCCAACTGCGCTACGACTGGCAGAACCCGAAGAACCCGGCCAACGACCACCTGATCTTCTCCAAGGGGCACGCCTCCCCCCTGCTGTACGCGATGTTCCTCGCCGCCGGTGCGATCGACGAAGAGGAACTGATGACCACCTACCGCCGCAACGGCGCCCGACTGCAGGGCCACCCCACTCCGGTCCTGCCGTGGGTGGATGCGGCCACCGGCTCCCTGGGCCAGGGCATCGCCTACGGTGTCGGCATCGCGCTCGCCGGACGGGACCTGGAACACCGGCCGTACCGTGTTTGGGTGCTGTGCGGCGACAGCGAAATGGCCGAGGGGTCGGTGTGGGAAGCCCTGGACAAGGCGGGCCGCCACCGGTTGGCCAACTTCATCGCGATCATCGACGTCAACCGCCTCGGCCAGAGAGGCCCCACGGAGCTGGGCTGGGACACCGGCGCCTACGCCCGCCGTGCCGAGGCCTTCGGCTGCCGCGCCCTGGTCGTCGACGGCCATGACCTCGTGGCCGTCGAACAAGCCCTGGCCGCCGCGGACGACGGGCAGGCCCCCACCGTCATCGTCGCCAAGACCGTCAAGGGTCAGGGCGTCTTCGAGGTCGCGGACGCCGAGGGCTGGCACGGCAAGGCGCTGCCCGACGATCTCGCCGCACGCGCCATCACCGAACTGGGCGGCGTCCGCCACCTCACCGTCCGCGGCCCCCAGCCGCCCGCCGTCACCCCCGGTGCGACGGCCGCTCCCGTGGAGGTGACGCTGCCGCACTTCGAGGTCGGCGAAACCGTCGCCACCCGCGTCGCCTTCGGCAAGGCGCTCGCCGCGATCGGCGCCCGGCCCGACATCGTGGCCCTGGACGCCGAGGTGGGCAACTCCACCCACGCGGAGGATTTCGGCAAGGCACACCCCGAGCGGTACTTCCAGATGTACATCGCCGAACAGCAGATGATCGCCGGAGCGGTCGGTATGGCCGCACGCGGCTACCGCCCCTACGCCACCACCTTCGCCGCCTTCCTCACCCGAGCCCATGACTTCATCCGTATGGCGGCCGTCTCCCAGATCTCCATGAGCCTGTGCGGGACCCACTGCGGTGTCGAGATCGGCGCGGACGGCCCCTCCCAGATGGGCTTGGAAGACATCGCCATGATGCGCGCCGTCCATGGCTCCACCGTGCTCTACCCCAGCGACGCCACATCCGCTGCCGCTCTGACCGTCGCAATGGCCTACCTGGACGGCATCTCCTACCTGCGCGCCACCCGGGGCGCCTACCCCGTCCTCTACGCCCCCGACGAGACCTTCCCCGTTGGCGGGTCCAAGACCCTGCGCGCGAGCGACGGCGACAAGGTCACTCTCATCGGCGCCGGCGTCACCCTCCACGAATGCCTCGCCGCCGCTGACCAGCTCGCCGCCGAGAACATCCCCGTGCGGGTTGTCGACCTGTACTCCGTCAAGCCGCTGGACCTCGACACGCTCGCCCGCGCCGCCCAGGAGACCGGCGCACTGGTCGTCGTCGAGGATCACCACCCCGAAGGCGGTATGGGCGAGGCCGTACTGTCCGCACTCGCCGCACGGCGACTGGCCCCCGCAGTCGTCCACCTCGCCGTGCGCAACCTGCCGGGCTCCGGAACCCCCTCCGAACTCCTCGACATCGCAGGCATCTCACGCACCCACATCGTCCGAACAGCCCAAGACCTCGCCGCCCGCTGA
- a CDS encoding aldo/keto reductase, with the protein MRYRELGRSGVSVSEIGYGAWGIGESAWVGATEDESVRALHRAIDLGVNFVDTARGYGESERIVGRVVRERAGDEVLVATKVPPRNGMWPAPDGLDPTETFPGEHIRASLETSLRISGLDHFDVVQFHVWSDDWVGRGDWLETIAELKQEGKIRLFGVSINDHQPDNALALVRSGAVDSVQVIYNLFDQAPADALLPACEEHGVGVIVRVALDEGGLTGRITAGTTFPEGDWRNRYFRDDRPAQVEQRVAAIVADLGIAPDEIAENALRFVLSSTAVSTVIPGMRTVRNVERNTALSDGRALSADQLSVLAKHRWQRNFYS; encoded by the coding sequence GTGCGCTACCGCGAGCTGGGACGTAGTGGAGTGTCCGTGTCCGAGATCGGTTACGGCGCCTGGGGCATCGGTGAGTCCGCCTGGGTGGGTGCCACGGAGGACGAATCCGTACGCGCCCTGCACCGGGCCATCGACCTCGGGGTGAACTTCGTCGACACCGCCCGCGGCTACGGTGAGAGCGAGCGGATCGTCGGCCGGGTCGTCCGCGAGCGGGCCGGGGACGAGGTGCTCGTCGCCACCAAGGTGCCGCCGAGGAACGGAATGTGGCCGGCGCCCGACGGTCTGGATCCGACCGAGACGTTTCCGGGCGAGCACATCCGCGCAAGTCTGGAGACCAGTCTGCGCATCAGCGGCCTGGACCACTTCGACGTAGTGCAGTTCCATGTCTGGAGCGACGACTGGGTCGGCCGTGGCGACTGGCTGGAGACGATCGCCGAACTGAAGCAGGAGGGGAAGATCCGCCTGTTCGGCGTCTCTATCAACGACCACCAGCCCGACAACGCACTCGCACTCGTACGCAGCGGTGCCGTGGACAGCGTGCAGGTCATCTACAACCTCTTCGACCAGGCGCCCGCCGACGCGCTGCTGCCGGCCTGCGAGGAGCACGGTGTCGGTGTCATCGTGCGGGTGGCGCTGGACGAGGGTGGCCTCACCGGCCGGATCACCGCCGGTACGACGTTCCCCGAGGGCGACTGGCGCAACCGTTACTTCCGCGACGACCGCCCGGCACAGGTCGAACAGCGGGTGGCCGCGATCGTCGCCGACCTCGGCATCGCACCCGATGAGATCGCTGAGAACGCGTTGCGGTTCGTACTGAGTTCGACGGCGGTTTCCACCGTCATCCCCGGCATGCGCACCGTACGCAATGTCGAGCGCAACACGGCCTTGAGCGACGGGCGTGCGCTCAGCGCCGACCAGCTCTCCGTGCTGGCCAAGCACCGGTGGCAGCGCAACTTCTACTCCTGA
- a CDS encoding fumarylacetoacetate hydrolase family protein, with protein MRLYSTALGIAREESPGELSVLDLPFADLGALLHGPGIDAARAAAVVRRIALDEVRVHAPIARPGKILIVGLNYRSHAEEALEMFAAMGRPGITLPTEPNFQVVAGSAVTAPGGDIRLPAVAAGQVDYEGEVAAVIGRPASAVCADDAESHLAGLTIANDVSARDIQQRAMSGDPTASIGVAKSFDTFKPLGPCLVTPDEFTEPLDLRLRTLVNGDVRQDDRTSSFIHGVAGLVSYLSRYQTLEPGDVILTGTPRGAGVFSGRHLRPGDVVEVEVENIGTLRNRVTAAPENGSAGA; from the coding sequence ATGCGCCTGTACAGCACAGCCCTGGGCATCGCCAGGGAGGAAAGCCCCGGCGAGCTCTCCGTACTCGATCTCCCCTTCGCCGACCTGGGCGCCCTCCTGCACGGACCGGGTATCGACGCCGCACGCGCGGCGGCGGTCGTCCGGCGGATCGCTCTCGACGAGGTCCGGGTGCACGCCCCCATTGCCCGGCCCGGGAAGATCCTGATCGTCGGCCTCAACTACCGCAGCCACGCGGAGGAGGCCCTGGAGATGTTCGCCGCGATGGGACGGCCCGGCATCACCCTGCCGACGGAGCCGAACTTCCAGGTGGTCGCCGGATCCGCGGTCACCGCACCGGGCGGGGACATCCGCCTGCCGGCCGTCGCGGCCGGCCAGGTCGACTACGAGGGCGAGGTGGCCGCCGTGATCGGCAGGCCCGCGAGCGCCGTCTGCGCCGACGACGCGGAGAGCCACCTCGCCGGCCTGACCATCGCCAACGACGTCTCCGCGCGCGATATCCAGCAGCGCGCCATGTCGGGCGATCCGACCGCGTCCATCGGCGTGGCCAAGAGCTTCGACACCTTCAAGCCGCTCGGCCCCTGCCTGGTCACCCCGGACGAGTTCACCGAGCCACTCGACCTGAGGCTGCGCACCCTGGTCAACGGTGACGTACGCCAGGACGACCGCACCAGCAGCTTCATCCACGGCGTGGCCGGGCTGGTCTCCTACCTCTCCCGCTACCAGACTCTCGAACCCGGAGACGTGATCCTCACCGGAACACCGCGCGGCGCCGGCGTTTTCTCCGGTCGCCACCTGCGCCCCGGCGATGTCGTCGAGGTCGAGGTCGAAAACATCGGCACGCTCCGCAACCGCGTCACGGCCGCCCCCGAGAACGGGAGCGCGGGCGCATGA
- a CDS encoding TetR/AcrR family transcriptional regulator encodes MPRNRQQIPKAEREAVLVDSAWELFAIKGYKGTSLAEVGKAAGVAANAVRWYFPTKDDLFAATLDRLFLCERDRVEADPAIGGDPRRQLVTFLADLESYRGLHREAYDRMDESPALADVYSRMREWLEGRLLAAVAGRLSEGADVAPVADMAHVLFEGLLVSARELDRSTEGFIDLLMEALVAVAAAR; translated from the coding sequence ATGCCACGGAACCGTCAGCAGATCCCGAAAGCCGAGCGCGAGGCCGTCCTGGTCGACAGTGCCTGGGAGCTCTTCGCCATCAAGGGGTACAAGGGGACCAGCCTGGCCGAGGTCGGCAAGGCGGCCGGTGTCGCGGCCAATGCCGTGCGCTGGTACTTCCCGACCAAGGACGACCTGTTCGCCGCCACCCTGGACCGCCTCTTCCTGTGTGAGCGGGACCGCGTCGAGGCGGACCCCGCGATCGGAGGTGATCCGCGGCGGCAGCTGGTGACGTTCCTTGCCGACCTGGAGTCGTATCGCGGGCTGCACCGGGAGGCGTACGACCGCATGGACGAGTCGCCGGCCCTCGCCGACGTCTACTCCCGCATGCGGGAGTGGCTGGAGGGCCGTCTTCTGGCGGCCGTCGCCGGACGGCTGTCCGAGGGGGCCGATGTCGCACCCGTGGCGGACATGGCTCATGTGCTGTTCGAGGGGCTGCTGGTCAGTGCCCGGGAGCTGGACCGGTCGACCGAAGGGTTCATCGACCTCCTCATGGAGGCGCTGGTGGCCGTCGCGGCGGCACGCTGA